A genomic window from Deltaproteobacteria bacterium includes:
- a CDS encoding ATP-binding protein, producing the protein MVERRDLLARIRRALSRSRVVALIGPRQCGKTTLARHIVVADSLNYFDLEDPSSLARIADPMTALSSLRGVVVIDEVQRRPDLFPILRVLADRRPLRARFLILGSASPDLLRQSSESLAGRLETLHVSGFRLPELGAKALPRHWERGGFPRSFLARSNEDSRTWRRSFIETFLERDLPQLGITIPAPALFRFWTMLAHYHGQVWKATDPARSLGVSEPTVRRYLDLLTTLFMARQLRPWHENLKKRQVKSPKVFIRDSGILHSLLGIRSEKELLGHPKCGASWEGYAIEEVLAAIQPEEAYFWATHQGAELDLLLLKNGKRLGIEIKRTDAPAITPSMRIAIKDLRLERLVVLYPGAIRFPLAENVEAVPLRELAAGFRLTTPKRSSPAFLARRERT; encoded by the coding sequence CCACGCTCGCGCGGCACATCGTCGTCGCCGATTCCCTGAACTATTTCGACCTGGAAGATCCTTCGAGCCTCGCCCGCATCGCCGATCCGATGACCGCGCTGTCTTCCCTGCGCGGGGTCGTGGTCATCGACGAAGTGCAGCGCAGGCCGGATCTGTTTCCGATCCTGCGCGTCCTCGCCGACCGCCGGCCGTTGCGCGCGCGTTTCCTCATCCTGGGCAGCGCTTCCCCCGATCTTCTTCGGCAGTCCTCCGAATCGCTCGCAGGGCGGCTGGAGACCCTTCATGTTTCCGGTTTCCGTCTCCCCGAACTGGGCGCGAAGGCGTTGCCCCGCCACTGGGAACGGGGGGGATTTCCGAGATCGTTCCTGGCCCGATCCAACGAAGACAGCCGGACATGGAGGCGGAGTTTCATCGAGACGTTCCTTGAACGGGACCTGCCGCAGCTCGGCATCACGATCCCGGCGCCCGCACTGTTCCGCTTCTGGACGATGCTCGCCCATTATCACGGGCAGGTCTGGAAAGCGACGGATCCCGCGCGCTCGCTGGGCGTCTCCGAGCCCACGGTGCGGCGATATCTCGATCTGTTGACCACCCTTTTCATGGCGCGGCAATTGCGTCCCTGGCATGAGAACCTCAAGAAGCGGCAGGTGAAATCACCGAAAGTCTTTATTCGGGACAGCGGGATCCTGCATTCCCTCCTGGGGATTCGTTCCGAAAAGGAGCTTCTGGGGCACCCGAAATGCGGCGCGTCCTGGGAAGGATATGCGATCGAGGAGGTGCTGGCGGCGATACAGCCGGAGGAAGCGTACTTCTGGGCCACTCACCAAGGGGCGGAGCTCGACCTGCTGCTCCTGAAAAACGGGAAGCGTCTCGGGATCGAGATCAAACGAACGGATGCGCCTGCGATCACCCCGTCGATGCGGATCGCCATCAAGGACCTGCGGCTCGAGCGTCTCGTCGTACTGTATCCCGGCGCGATCCGGTTTCCGCTCGCGGAAAACGTCGAGGCCGTCCCCCTGCGCGAACTGGCGGCGGGGTTCCGTCTCACGACGCCGAAGAGATCTTCTCCCGCCTTCTTGGCACGTAGGGAAAGAACATGA